One window of the Bacteroidales bacterium genome contains the following:
- the amrB gene encoding AmmeMemoRadiSam system protein B, translated as MTRILSFIVAVSVVLLGCNSTESAKNKEKVRQMKDTVGFAHLGWQVDSVMSRINRLQTAELANAKANQDTPWRVAICPHDDHTYVGWQYPALLGNIKAKTIIIFGVAHKARVMNVSDQIVFDSYTQWHGPYKNIKVSSLREEIIKGLPSGCYQVNDSLQKVEHSVESMLPFLQYFNRDVEIVSILVPFMPMERMEAIAQPLSKSIAEVIKNRKMRWGDDIALLITTDAVHYGNDDWGGKNMAPYGVDSAGYKKAVSHEHAIIDSCLKGVPSKEKVGWFVDYTVQKNDYKEYKWTWCGRYSIPFGLITALDLQEQLGAKPLQGQFVGYSTSIDHKPIPIEDLRMGKTAKATLRHWVGYASVGYR; from the coding sequence ATGACAAGGATTTTGAGTTTTATTGTGGCTGTTTCGGTTGTGCTACTTGGGTGCAATTCTACAGAATCAGCTAAGAATAAGGAGAAGGTAAGGCAAATGAAGGATACTGTTGGTTTTGCGCATCTTGGCTGGCAGGTTGATTCGGTGATGAGTAGGATTAATCGGTTACAGACAGCCGAATTGGCAAATGCCAAGGCTAATCAGGATACCCCTTGGAGGGTTGCCATTTGCCCTCACGATGATCATACCTACGTTGGGTGGCAATACCCTGCCCTGCTTGGGAATATAAAGGCTAAAACGATAATTATTTTTGGTGTGGCGCATAAGGCTAGGGTTATGAATGTGTCGGATCAAATTGTGTTCGATTCCTACACGCAATGGCATGGGCCATACAAGAATATCAAAGTGTCATCGTTAAGGGAGGAGATAATTAAAGGGTTGCCGAGTGGTTGCTATCAGGTAAACGATAGCCTACAAAAGGTTGAGCATTCGGTTGAGAGTATGCTGCCTTTCCTCCAGTACTTTAATAGGGATGTTGAAATAGTATCAATCCTAGTTCCCTTTATGCCAATGGAAAGGATGGAGGCTATTGCGCAGCCCCTTTCAAAATCGATAGCTGAGGTGATAAAAAATCGCAAAATGCGATGGGGTGATGATATTGCCCTACTAATTACTACAGATGCTGTTCACTACGGCAATGATGATTGGGGCGGTAAGAATATGGCTCCTTATGGTGTGGATAGTGCTGGGTATAAAAAGGCTGTTAGTCACGAGCATGCAATTATCGATAGCTGTTTGAAGGGTGTTCCAAGTAAGGAAAAGGTTGGTTGGTTTGTGGATTATACGGTTCAAAAGAATGATTATAAGGAGTATAAATGGACATGGTGCGGCAGGTATAGCATCCCCTTTGGGCTTATTACTGCGTTAGATTTGCAGGAGCAGCTGGGTGCTAAGCCATTACAGGGGCAATTTGTTGGTTATTCTACCAGCATTGATCATAAACCAATTCCTATTGAGGATTTGCGGATGGGAAAAACAGCAAAGGCTACTTTGAGGCATTGGGTTGGGTATGCATCGGTGGGGTATAGGTAG